The Dermacentor variabilis isolate Ectoservices chromosome 4, ASM5094787v1, whole genome shotgun sequence genome contains the following window.
ATTTTCAAGCAACGTGATATTTGTAGAATTagagcaaaaaatatttttatatgcAGTGGCAATTCAGCAGAACGAGATAAACGGTGCCGCTCGGAAACAAGACCGAAACAGAAAGGCCCTTCGCTGGATGCGACTGTCAGCTGCGTTATATTTCATCTGCACTATTACTTACGGCGTGCACAAGAGAGACATAACGCGAGCGCTGACTCACGAATAAAAGTTTATTGCTTACAAATTGTCATACAAATAGAAAAGCTCAAACATGCGTACACCCACAAACCACACATTCTTTCAACCAAAAGCGAAACAAGACAGAAGGGTGGTAAAACAAGATACTGGGATATTTTTAACGGTTGGATAcacaaaaaacatttttttcagagGCCTACCTTTCTTCATTTAAGATGGCTACCTAATCAATAAATATGGTGGCAGGTGCGTAAACCAGGCGTCATTCGCACTACACCACAAGGAAGAATGTTTTTTAGAAGTATCTAACTGTTGAAAACATCCCACTATCTTTTTTTTACACCTATTCTGTCTTGTTTCGCTTTTGGTTGAAGGAATGTATGGTGCGCGGGTATAGGCACGTATGCGTTTTTCTATTTATATAACTGTTTGTAAGCAGTAAACATttagtcgtgagtcagcgctTGTGTTACATCTCTCTTCTTTGTCCGTATTTGATGCGTGCGCTGTAAGGAATAGTGCAGATGTGCCGATTCACCCAGCTAGCTACCGCGTTGCGTTTAATCGCTCCATAAGCTCCACAGCTCTCTGTCAACACACTGCCCACAACATATCTTATGATTGTTATGGAAGATGTACAGAAGCGAAATCACACAAGCGAAAGCATACCTATGCCTCCTTGCGCAATCAACTCGCCGCTGTAATAGCTGTTCATTTGGACAGAAACTGTTTATAAGACAGCAGATTCCACTAATTTATTGTGTCATTCATAGCGCCCTTTTAAACAGCAACAAAAATACTTTATTTACTCAATCAATTGAAGTTGGTATGGGTACCCGCTCATGCGGGCGATGAGGCCGCCCGCCTAGCCGCCCGAGCAGCTAGTAACCGGGAGGTGGGCTTACCCGACGGGGTTGACCGACATGAAGGTATCCACACctacaacgaaatgaccgtttattaccgcgaatccaggcgaatatatccatccccgcacgagacactgacaagaatacaggccactaacctcaggagagtacagactagatctgtacttagtccaaaaaggctagctgcaatgaccggtggtgaatatccaccacactGCAAACATTGTAGCTGTCCCCTTGCGGACCAAGATCGCATCTTGTGGGGGtgccaaaagaaccctcccccgagagaactTTTTAGGCGAGCTCCCTCACATGACAAGTGGGAGAAAaagacgaaaacttccaacccgcaagaccagatacggtgggcggaatgggctgatagcgtcgcggcaaagcagacgccacgctagcccacaccgctgggaaagaaagctccactaaaacttgccaataaaagttttctctctctctcttgacataGATATTTTAGGTTTCCTTGTATCGAATGGTGCTCTGACTGCCCGACAAGTACAGGTGACATGGCGACTGCGTTGTGACCTTATAGGTTCTATGGACTGattggctgtaaaaaaaaatcaaattatggggctttgcgtgccaaaaccagatctgattaggaggcactgcgtagtgagggactccagaaggTTGAACCACTTGGGGTTATTTTACGTGtaactaaatctaagcacacgggtgttttcgcattggcTGTGACACGTTCTTTAGCTCGGTCCTTCTTTCCATCGAGTGCCCGTGGTTTCGTGTAGTGCTTTACGGAATTTTGTTTGCTGACGACGAAGTGCGCTTTCTTGAACAGTAACCTTCAGATGTGCACTATAAGCTATTACGGATGTTTGTGTCACAGCTCCTAACAGCAGCGGGGCTGTGAGGTTGGCGCGCTTGTCGGGCTGCCGGTATCGCAACGAATCCCTGACGTGAAGTCGACGCGGTGGGTGGTGATTAACGCAAGTGCGCCTGTTATCATTCGGTGGCTCAACCGGCGTGTGAGCTTGAAAAGCTCAGTGAGAAGTAGGAGTGCTGGAAAATGACTGGCAATCTATGTTTTCCGAAGCAGGACGTTCCtaggatgatgacgacgatggtagACCACACTTGCTCACGAAGCCGAAGTTCTAGAGGTCCAAAGAAAGCCTTTGTGAGCTGTCTACGGTTGCAGGGAATAGTTACGATAGCGACGAAGACAGCgacgatgataataataatgaggAGCAGGGGGGCATGGTTTTAATTAACACCCAAGCAGCACGGCAACATTGTAAAACATTTGCCACTTTCAGATATTCGAATGGGGATCTTTCTGGATGGTGTTTACTACTTGGCTTACTGTCATCATCGCTGCTATGCTGGCGATTAACAGCTTTCGTGAGAAAAACGGAGGACAGAAGAATAAGCTTACGGCGCCTGGTCCTGGGGCAGTGCCTATTCTCGGCTATCTTCCATTCCTACGAAAACCCTACCACACAACCTTCAAGGAACTAAGCAAACAGTACGGGCCCATAATAAAGTAAGTACTGTCGATGACCTTTTTTTTTGGTCTTTGATAAGAGAGTAAAATAGATAAACCGTTTATTGATATGTGACGCAATATTATTTTTCGTCCAGCTAAGATGGTACTTAACGGTTGTAAAACGTGGACCTAATGGTTTCGCATGGTTGACGATTGAAACTTTTTAGTTTTGCAAACGTTTCTCTCAGTTTTTACCCACCGTTTATAATCTTGAAATGTTGAAGAAGCAAGTGAGGAACAAAACACAGCCGCCGGCCGTCTGCAATCGCAATGACGATAGAACGCTGCCAAATGTGAGTTGTTCTTTCTCAAGTATGGCACGCGCCcgttgccgggggggggggggcgcagccgTAACCTAGCAAAGAACCAAACCATAAGTAAGGTTTATAATAACTAAATTTAATTGTGAAGCATAATGTCCCAAAATACACAGTGGAACATGAGGGAAATCGCAGTGGAGGGCaccggaataatttttaccagCTGGAATTCGTTTAAAGCAAAACTAAAGCTAGGAACACAGGCGTTCTTGCATCTCACTTCCATGGAAAAGCGACCGCCGCGGCAAGGAATTTAACCGgttacctcgtgctcagcaataaGTGGCATTCGCCCAAATTGGCTCACTGCGTGGAGTGCGTTGCCCAACTACTACACTACATGTTTCGCAGGAATCGCTTTGACTTCTAAAAGTAATGTAGCCGCATGACTCGCCAACGTAAGTATAGCAACTAGTACACCCTAAACATTATCGCCGCGGATAATATATGAGTAGTTACTCTAATAAATGTGCCATCCTGGTTGCAATTTCCCATATATACGCTGGTATACTCTTCACATACAAGAAGCGGCTGAAATATTATGTGGACGCGTGTCTCATACTACATTGTTCTTCAAACTTGCGTCCCTTGTGAAAACTTGCGCATTCCTACCGGCAATTCAACACAAGGATCGGAAGGATACTCAAAGTGCGAGGACAACAAAAAGCCTCATTAAATCTTTCCGGTGAGAAACGTGGAGCTGTGTGTATGTCTTCGCCAGTAACAGTTACAGAAATACTTCCATGGGCTATCACAGATAGCCCATGGAAGTATACTTGGACACTGATACGCAGAGTCAAATGCTCGCGTTTATTGGCAGTCTGATCGAGGAACTTCTAAAACGACATGCACATAGGAGAAGAGCCAAGGGGATATTGAACAACCATGGAAAATAAGATGCTTTAGTAGACTGCAAGAAATACGTGTTTCGTCTGTCACCGCTCTTCAGAGTTAAGCTCAGACGATGTAGTGTCCGTAAAACAAGTGGATAAATTGTCGAGATGTATCCGTGGACCCTTAGATGGTGTTTTAAAGAAATTAGCGGCCCGCAGTGCGTATTATTATGCATAAGCATCACTAAAGATGACAAACGCCATGACATATTACTTCTAATGAGATTTCACATTTCCTGCCAATGGCTGATGACAGGCAGGGATCGCAAGTTATATGACAATCTTACGCTAGTGCTAGCAGGTTGAGAAGCGTACTGTTTAAGAACATCACTGTTTTGACTATTTCACTAACTTAAGCAGTGATAGAGACTTAATATTCTATCCTTAATTTGTTACGGACAAGTATTTTATCTCTTTTTCTGAAcgtacttgcagaaaaaaaaacggtcaTTTAGAGCAGAATATGGCCCTCTATCACAATCTGAAGCCAGAACAGGCGACATTTGCTTGAAACAGCGAAGTCTTACGCTGGTCGCCAATGCTTTGCAAAATTTTCAGGATTCGGCTTGGCTGCAAGGACGTGCTGGTACTGAACGATCTCGCATCCATCAGGGAGGGACTGTCGAACCCAGATGTGCTATATCGGCCCAatgactttatttttcgtcacCTTGGAATAGAAGGTATGGCGATAGCGACAGATAGCTATCTTTTGCAGCTATCTGTATACTTTGCTTAGAATATTTGAATGTCATTTTTGCTTGACGCAAGGCATTGCATCTATCAACGGAGAATCATGGCAAGTGAACAGAAGGTACTGCTTTCACGTGTTGAGGAACCTTGGCTTTGCAAGGAAGTCTATGGAGAAGCATATCCAAGTAAGATTTGTCATTTTAGAATTGTATATAGCATTAAGTGACAGATTCGAAAGTATTAACATATACAGCACGTTTGACGTGAAGGAAGAACTGTTGCGTAAGACTGAGTGTGAATGACAGATGTCTTATTAtttgcaataaacgagaagaaagggggttattcattccatttattaagatcaactaatttcccctatgttgtccttggtgtcagtgtttgttagcttctcatgatattattatttgcaagttaGTTATTGCTCTTATTACTTTACACGTTCATCTGTGTGGTGTGCACTCTCGTTGAGAAAGGAAATGTCGCCTCATCCGTACAGTCACATAATCATGATTGGCAGAGTGACGCGTGTCATTCATAATATAACCTCATAGTGTTAATAACCACTATGACCGCTCTGACTACTGTAGTTAGAACGCACGCATTCGCTCAAGTTCTATCATTtgcttaagaagaagctttagctggggcccaatTCCTACGCAGCccattcaaatacgtgtaaaacacaagaacgcttttctgagataacccctcgactgatcttaatgaaatttgttgtattttagagagaaagttaatttctagtgtctattggaagcggaattttgatttagggtttgaattttgttagaaaaattttcgaaaattcggaagtgcgaaaaaatggaagcacgaagtttacaaattaatagcaccgcgtcaagaacagatatcgcggttctgtaaacggcatccaatggattattcaaagcggacaaattgagtgtgtcaatttatatcttacgtaaatttgttacgttgtttacaagggttcggtagaagctgtatttccatattatcgATTTTGTTAGACTCGTGTTTAgcatatcacttttgtccgctttagatgtactatcagatgcaattcactgAATTGTGATACCATTTTTCCTTGCTTAGTTAATGAgtagtaaacttgatagtttcgatttctgaaaatttctgatttttgctaatttttagtaaaaaattgacgacctaaatagaaaattcgaaaccaatagtcactagatttcaaattgttcttttaaatggaacaaacctcaccaaatttggtgtagtaggtgccgagaaaaacgaattctccttttacatgtatctaAATAGGGacacccgaactaaagcttcctcttaaggcgtgTTTCTTAAGGCAACCCCTGTGAGCAGATTATCCAGTCTTGCTCACTCAACATTCATCTAACGCCATTTTCAAATAACGCGATCAGTTCAACAAAATCTCGCCAGAGAACCGTTCAGCGTTATGAGTAAAGCCAATGCTAAAAGGTATTGTGGAAGAAAGGCAGAATTTTCACTAATATTTATTATTTAGTTTTTACTTTTCTCCACCGAAACCTAAACATCATACATTTTCCTGAAGCCCAGCGGTGGTATATTTGGTCGAAATGTGGCCATCATGCACTGTACTAGAAGTGCAATAGAAACGCTAATTTCTGTATTGAAATAAAATCTAAGAATAAAGTTCTCTCTTCATTTCTAGCGAAACATTCTTGCAATACTTAGGCCGATTGTAGCGGACACCCAATATTGGGTCTTTTAAGAAATTATAAACGACATGCCCGTCATATTCCACTCAGAAGTACTTCATGGTTAGAGTGAGAGTCATAACGATATGGGGGGGCGGGGGTTCTCGCTTGGAAAAACAATATTTACGGAACTGAGCTACAACGAACCAGGCATGAATCATCCTAGTTACCCGACGCCTGCTTAATACATTTAACAGCCCCAGGGTATTTTATCTTAATCTGCCTTCTATGTTATTTCTGATACCGCATTTCCTAAGAGCCTCGCGGACCATGGTATCCCGTGAGCTTTCAGAACTGGCACAACGTTACGAATCTTCCTACATCCGGGGTGCTGTTCTGGACACTAGAAAACTTCGTTAGGCTATCGAATTGTTGGCGTGCCCGCTCTTTGATGTAATCAGCGATGGCGAGATGGCGGATTCAATAACATGGCCGAATTTGAAAGTATCCAGAATAACATCTCCGCAGCGACTTGTGAATTGATTGGATTATAGCAATTTATAGTGAAAACAATAGTTTGTCACTATTGTTGTTTGGGCTCCGCAATAAAATCTAACAAGCATGCCATCTTTTAGCAACTTATACCGAAGAAAAGTGCACCTGACAGTTAAGTAAATACGGCAAGCGAAGCGTAAATAATTGGCAGGAGTATAGTGCTCCAAACCACTAAAGACCAGGCGGGGGCACCCTCTCTTTGACAGTAGACTGAGCTATGCACATGCAAAACAAAGTGATGCTAACGAGTGCGCCCTTGCGTTGTCTATACGAGTATGTGACGTAGGGCGCTACCTATGGTGCATGTTTATCAGAAGTTGCGACTGTTGTCAATATTTCGGAAACTATATGCTTAATTTGTTTCTGCATCTTCCCGTCAGACCAATTCAACTGAAGCTTAACAGGAAATCTTGCTCATATagctgttttatttttcctttctttctcctgtAACTTGCTGCATTATAGATGATTACGACCGGTAAAAATTTATTTTGTCTCATCCTATGCTAGGAAGAGGGCCAGTGCTTTATGGCTCTGCTTGCATCAGGCAAGCAGCAGCCCATGTTGGTGGCCCATGCACTCGCTTCCAGCGTGGCTAACAACATCTCGGCTCTGGTTTTCGGTGAACGCTACAATCTGAGTGATCCAAAAGGTCGCTACGTCGAGGGCATGCTGAGCAAGCTGCTGCGCGAAGCACACTTCTTTTCCCCCACAGATTTTCTACCTGCACTTCGCTTTGTGGCTGCGCGGCTGCCAGGCACGCAGTTGTATGCCATGAAATCTGTCCTGCAAGAGCTCGCGAAATTTATCAGGTGAGCTCATTTACAAAGTTAAAGCCTTTTTAGTCAACAGGTTAATAGCTTTTCGcagaacaacaaaagaaagagaaatcagGCTAAAGAACAACACAGGCACAAACTGACAGTTTCCGGTCAAAGTCAGCACAAGAAGCTTAATGCCATGTGTCTCGTCTCCTTTGTCTGTGTCGCTTTTTGCGCTATTTTGCTGTCGTCAATACCTTCGACGAAAACGCGCCAGCTGTCATGTCCCAGTTTTGCTTTGCGTGGCATAGCGCCTGCATTGGTCCTAGGTCCTCTAGACGGAAACATTTTTCGAGCCTGACACCGTCACTTGCTGTTGCAGAGGCATATCCTATGCCACAGTCGTCAAGGCACAAAAAGAAGTAAAAATCTGAAAAAAGGAAAATTTTGCTCAACTCGGGAAGTTTGTATCCTCTCTCTTTATTTTGTACCCTGTTGCGGCCTCAGTCAGTGCGACGTTGAGGAAGCAGAAAGAAAGTTCAACAGAGCCCTCAATGCGACGATAATTAGCCGTCCTCTAGTAGTAATTAGAAGGCATGCAGCGCTAACGGGATGGCTTACACAATCATGTGGCCTCACACTATTGTGGTACTCAGCATCTGAGCGGTGCCATGCAGAAGGCGTGTCAGCACCATGCTTTCTTGGTGTGTTGTGGGATTCACGTGCAGTAGGATAGCAATTACTGCAATGGTAAAGTATTCGTGGtgtttaagttttctttctcaaTCAATAACAGTAAAAAATAGAAAATTCCCAGCACCGAAAACATTGCTTCTCAAACAGACATGTGCAAGACCCTCGCGAATCTGGACTTGAGATAAAAAGCTCGAGTAATTTGTATGTCGTGTATTGCAGAAAAGAAGTGCAGGAACGGGGAGCCACTATGGAGGAACATGCGGACAAGGATTTCATAGACGGATACTTGAGGAAGATTGAAGAATACAAAGGGAAAGATTCTTACTTTACTCGTAAGTTCTCATAAGCCTCGAGTATAGTTGAGCGCTAAATTCACTAAGTGATAAAAAATCATGACATTAAAGATCATGGCACATACGATCGATTTCTACGAGAAGAATAAGTTGAGAACCGGGCGCACACAACACAACGTGCGTAGCACAGCAATACCGGCATTAACAGATGACACGAATTCAACAATGAGTTTGTGCGTGTGCACCTTACCAATGACATAACATACTTAGCGATGTATACAGTGCTGTGAAACGTTAAGTGTTTACCATACTTTAACTGGTCAACCATCTTCATGTCGTCCAAGTACCAATTAGTTCAGTCGAGCGGAAAAGGGCTTTCTAGTAGGTAATTACATTGCTATTCTACCAAAGACTTGTTTAACTTGCCTCTTCCAGAAAGTTAAAGGTCAACGTAGACACGATGCCCTTCGCTTGACCTCTCTGTGTTTCAAAATTACCGGTCTTCATCATTCTGTTCATTCCAGCAGCCACCACATAAGGTGCGACAACGGATAGGTGCAGAGCTTACAGTTAGTCCTTTTTAACTATTTCATCACTTCTCACCCACTTTTCTGAGTTCTTGCCCTCGCTTACCCTAGAATTGTGCAGCGCCAAATTGCGTCTATGGTTGCAATCACGCGTTTCTATTTTTTCACAATAAAGGAAATGTCCGTGCGTTTGTTATGTTGGTGGTCGAGCTAAGTTCAAAGTGGACGACTGGTTCTTGTTGAAAGTTACTAAAAAGCAAGTGTAGTCGTATCGTTACTTCGTAGCCGCTCCATAGggaaaaaattaaattctaggtttttacgtgccaaacgacgatctgattatgcggcacccCGTTGCGGATGTGtcttgattaattttgaccccctagggttctttcacgtgcacccaatgcacggtacgtgAGCGTATTTGCATGGGCGTGCAGGATCGAACCCATGACCACGAGCTCAACAGCGAAACGCCATAGTCACTAGGCTACCGCGGAATGTGTAGGGAATAAGGGACAGACTCAATACTTCCATGAGGCACGCCGATCAACGTATGTGAGCATACGAGTTTCATCGCAGTGTCAGCGCTCGTGGGCAGCACAGTCAACTTCTACAGCGCAGCTACGAACACTGTGCGAAGTGCTGTCCTGTGGAACCTGTACATAGCGGCCAGTGACCCCGACGGCCTGCAAGCACGCGTGCAGCGCGAAATCGACGCCGCGATTGGACGCGAGGCGGCGCCCGCCTGGGAGGACAGACGTCGCACGCCGTTCACTATGGCGTGCATTCTGGAGACGCTCCGCTGGAGGACCACGGCGCCTCTCGGCCTGCAGAGGGCGTAAGTGCATTGTTGGAAACAGTGTTCGAAGATGTGGAGATTAGAACTGCGGCGCCGGTACTTGCTTAGCTTACCCGGTGTGTACTtagagaaaatgaaaagaaatcgcaGGGATGTTACCCAGAAACGCACCTGTTTGgctgccccatacgtgagcagAGTAACAAGGCATAACGAGAATCAAAAAGAGGAAGGAAAGATGTACTGAATGTATGCACGCACGCGGACAGCTCAAAGAAAGAATTTGAAAACGCAAGGATGTTGTGCGGCATACTGAATGGTGCACTGCCCAAGTAGCCACCTTT
Protein-coding sequences here:
- the LOC142578714 gene encoding cytochrome P450 2H2-like isoform X1, with product MDMNVGRVQNFISYIFEWGSFWMVFTTWLTVIIAAMLAINSFREKNGGQKNKLTAPGPGAVPILGYLPFLRKPYHTTFKELSKQYGPIIKIRLGCKDVLVLNDLASIREGLSNPDVLYRPNDFIFRHLGIEGIASINGESWQVNRRYCFHVLRNLGFARKSMEKHIQEEGQCFMALLASGKQQPMLVAHALASSVANNISALVFGERYNLSDPKGRYVEGMLSKLLREAHFFSPTDFLPALRFVAARLPGTQLYAMKSVLQELAKFIRKEVQERGATMEEHADKDFIDGYLRKIEEYKGKDSYFTLSALVGSTVNFYSAATNTVRSAVLWNLYIAASDPDGLQARVQREIDAAIGREAAPAWEDRRRTPFTMACILETLRWRTTAPLGLQRAAGRDTEICGYYVTAGTMVVANLWSLHNDPLHWSEPLKYDPTRFLNADGTEVEKKPEAFLPFGAGRRQCPGEKLALMEVFLYVATTLQRFRVLPEEGKTISLATAPALISVVNEMQGLRFIPRW
- the LOC142578714 gene encoding cytochrome P450 2A11-like isoform X2, with the protein product MDMNVGRVQNFISYIFEWGSFWMVFTTWLTVIIAAMLAINSFREKNGGQKNKLTAPGPGAVPILGYLPFLRKPYHTTFKELSKQYGPIIKIRLGCKDVLVLNDLASIREGLSNPDVLYRPNDFIFRHLGIEDFLPALRFVAARLPGTQLYAMKSVLQELAKFIRKEVQERGATMEEHADKDFIDGYLRKIEEYKGKDSYFTLSALVGSTVNFYSAATNTVRSAVLWNLYIAASDPDGLQARVQREIDAAIGREAAPAWEDRRRTPFTMACILETLRWRTTAPLGLQRAAGRDTEICGYYVTAGTMVVANLWSLHNDPLHWSEPLKYDPTRFLNADGTEVEKKPEAFLPFGAGRRQCPGEKLALMEVFLYVATTLQRFRVLPEEGKTISLATAPALISVVNEMQGLRFIPRW